Proteins encoded in a region of the Paenibacillus pedocola genome:
- the asd gene encoding archaetidylserine decarboxylase (Phosphatidylserine decarboxylase is synthesized as a single chain precursor. Generation of the pyruvoyl active site from a Ser is coupled to cleavage of a Gly-Ser bond between the larger (beta) and smaller (alpha chains). It is an integral membrane protein.): MVKQLLRLMTELSSHRWLSRLMGAFSHSRLSRFLIPVFIRTYHIPAAEAEKPSGEYHTLNEFFSRRLKPGMRLVADGADVVASPVDALITAMGEIHSGTIMNVKGQDYLLEELLNHSPHMELYKKGFFFVLYLSPTDYHRIHAPLTGRKIESDYIRGRAYPVNEFGMRHMKSVLSRNERLITYIAGANGEAAVVKVGAMNVSSIHYSDAEADQWQIGEDLAYFEFGSTVVLLLENGTFTPQPGLTSETKVKMGELLGTLRRPG; encoded by the coding sequence ATGGTTAAACAATTGCTGCGGCTGATGACCGAGCTGTCCTCACACCGATGGCTTTCCCGGTTAATGGGAGCTTTCTCCCATAGCAGACTCAGCCGTTTTTTGATCCCGGTATTTATTCGGACTTATCATATTCCTGCCGCCGAAGCGGAGAAGCCGTCCGGGGAATACCACACGCTAAATGAATTTTTCAGCCGCCGGCTGAAGCCTGGAATGCGCTTGGTAGCGGATGGGGCTGATGTGGTTGCCAGTCCGGTAGACGCTCTGATTACCGCCATGGGTGAGATTCATTCGGGAACAATCATGAATGTGAAAGGGCAGGATTACCTGCTGGAAGAATTGCTTAACCACTCTCCGCATATGGAGCTGTACAAAAAGGGCTTCTTCTTCGTATTGTACTTAAGCCCGACGGATTATCACCGGATTCACGCGCCGCTTACCGGACGGAAGATTGAGAGTGACTATATCCGAGGCCGGGCCTATCCCGTCAACGAATTCGGCATGAGACATATGAAGAGTGTGCTGAGCCGCAATGAACGGCTCATTACTTATATTGCCGGAGCCAACGGTGAAGCCGCCGTTGTGAAGGTTGGTGCGATGAATGTCAGCAGCATCCATTATTCGGATGCTGAAGCGGACCAGTGGCAGATCGGAGAGGACCTCGCTTATTTCGAGTTCGGCTCTACGGTGGTGCTGCTGCTTGAGAACGGCACCTTTACTCCGCAGCCCGGACTAACGAGCGAGACCAAGGTTAAGATGGGGGAACTGCTGGGGACACTGCGGCGCCCTGGTTAA
- a CDS encoding WIAG-tail domain yields MKSSRKNRHTSSKKRLYYVDNPNLTELSMLRSGPKVQEGEPSAEGADTVAEVSTPDQTLQVSGVGTAELPAQPAALETNQLLKPAVEEALEIEAVPPLKVPAAPLVTEKERLQKVYTDDISEAAVTGPKIAPRTIDGSKLKFGIIGTPWLQDYAVQSINIADKAITSSKLAPESVSGEHLAEGSVSGGKLLDYSIGGEKLKNGSIGPEKLADRTIGGEQIADRSISGRHLSELLITSELLEDGAVSGEKILSSSIVSRHLANGIIDRSKLADEAVSGDKIADGEITGAKLAEGSISSRHLKEGAVTAKHLAPGAIGREQLASKLIGKEQLGSAVIESGHLADGSVGSRQLGEKAVRSQHLSPESVNGTHIGDGEIKANHLADRSISFVKLAEGAVGTAQIVEQAVTSSKIADQSILTHKLADEAVTTRHLAKSAVRSPQIAMQAITSAHIQREAVDQSHLSTESVGSEQLQAGAVLNTHLASGAVTGKQLAHESVTADHLLPHSVTTAKLTDGAVTGAKLAPGSVSSHTIVREAVSGEHIAFCAVEEKHLADASVSGRVLQGAVVDTEHLAPGAVERKHLAENSVSSTALQAGAVTGDKLASGAVKEVHLAAGAVQPHHLADHAVTSLKISPESISTDKLSDLSVTSIKLADGSVSSPKLAPAAVTAEHLAPGAVVPASISDTAVQGRHLAPGSVGGAHIRPMSIGNGHILPSSVSSIQVQDGSIVSSKLADEAVTSRHLSPGNIDGSHLAEAAVEGRHIGEGEITLAHLAEEVLSADILPDGSIGAVKLADSSVGSSQLAPGSVYGGHITPEAVDSRHIRSGSITLKHLSKETLTSELLPDGSVGGAKLADASIGSRHLSSGSIDGSHLAEAAVESRHIGEGEITLAHLAEDVLSADILPDGSIDAAKLADGSVGSSQLAPGSVYGGHITPEAVDSRHIRSGSITLKHLSEETLTSELLPDGSVGGAKLADEAITSRHLSPGSIDGRHLAEAAVESRHIGEGEITLAHLAEEVRSTDILPDGSIRADKLSDGSVGSSQLAPGSVYAGHITPEAVDGRHIRSGSITLRHLSEEALTSELLPDGSVGGAKLADAAIASRHLSAGSIDGSHLAEAAVESRHIGEGEITLAHLAEEVRSAEILPDGSIGADKLSDGSVGSRKLAAGSVYGGHLAPEAVDSRHIRGGSITLRHLSEEALTSELLPDGSVGGAKLADAAIASRHLSAGSIDGSHLAEAAVESRHIGEGEITLAHLAEEVRSSDILPDGSIGADKLADGSVGSSQLAAGSVYGGHLAPEAVDSRHIRGGSITLRHLSEEALTSELLPDGSVGGAKLADAAIASRHLSAGSIDGSHLAEAAVESRHIGEGEITLAHLAEEVRSSDILPDGSIGADKLADGSVGSSQLAAGSVYGDHLAPEAVDSRHIRNSSITLRHLSEEALTSELLPDGSVGGAKLADAAIASRHLSAGSIDGSHLAEAAVESRHIGEGEITLAHLAEEVRSSDILPDGSIGADKLADGSVGSRKLAAGSVYGGHLAPEAVDSRHIRNSSITLKHLSKEVLTSELLPDGSITSKKLAEGSIGSFQLAPGSIYGGHLASEAVDSRHIRSGSITLKHLSEETLTSELLPDGSIGSAKLAEGAVGSFQLAPGSVYGGHLAADAVGSRHIQSGSITADHLAEGAVKSEMLSDGSIGSEKLAAGAVHSHHLQQESVCSEHLADGILEERHLLPEIIKLTHLAEEVRSAELLPDGSITGAKLASGSIGEEHLAEDAVGTSALQDEAVDASKLASFAIQSRHLEEESVQSYHIASGAVNGDHLARGAVSAEHLSFSPVQSAGNREVLQQFGMTAFMFNGNAESVEVTVPFDEAFGHTGYVLVAMTNQPFFHVSLKSRASGEAVVVVDRLRETPHFYGVLSWIALGAPLARPAADHQAFD; encoded by the coding sequence GTGAAGAGCTCCAGAAAGAACCGGCATACCAGCTCCAAAAAACGACTCTATTATGTAGATAATCCCAATTTAACAGAACTGAGCATGCTGCGAAGCGGTCCAAAGGTACAGGAGGGGGAACCGTCAGCTGAAGGCGCGGATACGGTGGCGGAGGTCAGTACACCAGACCAGACCCTGCAGGTAAGCGGCGTAGGCACGGCGGAGCTTCCGGCACAGCCGGCCGCCCTTGAAACGAATCAGCTGCTGAAGCCGGCAGTGGAAGAAGCGCTTGAGATTGAGGCGGTTCCTCCATTAAAGGTGCCGGCGGCGCCGCTTGTGACGGAGAAGGAACGACTGCAGAAGGTGTACACTGATGATATATCGGAAGCCGCAGTGACCGGCCCGAAAATCGCTCCCCGGACGATTGACGGGTCTAAGCTGAAATTCGGCATTATCGGCACGCCATGGCTGCAGGATTATGCAGTACAGAGTATTAACATCGCGGATAAGGCGATTACCTCGTCCAAACTGGCCCCCGAGTCGGTGTCGGGCGAGCATTTGGCCGAAGGAAGTGTCAGCGGAGGCAAGCTGCTGGATTATTCGATCGGCGGCGAGAAGCTGAAAAACGGAAGTATCGGGCCGGAAAAGCTGGCTGACCGCACGATCGGAGGAGAGCAGATCGCGGACCGCTCGATCTCCGGCCGCCATTTGAGCGAGCTGCTGATCACCTCCGAGCTGCTGGAGGACGGTGCCGTTAGCGGCGAGAAAATTCTAAGCAGCAGCATTGTCAGCCGCCACCTGGCAAATGGCATTATAGACCGCTCCAAGCTGGCGGATGAAGCGGTATCCGGTGACAAAATTGCCGATGGCGAAATTACCGGCGCCAAGCTGGCTGAGGGCAGCATCAGCAGCCGCCATCTGAAGGAAGGGGCTGTGACCGCGAAGCATCTGGCCCCCGGTGCGATCGGGCGGGAGCAACTGGCCAGCAAGCTGATTGGCAAAGAGCAGCTGGGCTCCGCCGTGATCGAGAGCGGGCATCTGGCCGATGGTTCGGTCGGCTCACGGCAGCTCGGAGAGAAGGCTGTACGCAGCCAGCACCTGAGTCCCGAGAGCGTAAACGGGACCCATATCGGCGACGGGGAAATCAAGGCGAATCATCTGGCTGACCGGAGTATTTCGTTTGTGAAGCTGGCGGAAGGGGCTGTGGGGACGGCGCAGATTGTCGAGCAGGCGGTGACCTCCTCCAAAATCGCCGACCAAAGCATCCTGACGCATAAGCTGGCCGATGAAGCGGTGACGACCCGCCATCTGGCGAAGTCGGCAGTCCGCAGTCCGCAGATTGCCATGCAGGCGATTACCTCCGCTCACATCCAGCGTGAAGCGGTGGATCAGTCCCACTTAAGCACTGAATCCGTAGGTTCAGAACAGCTGCAGGCGGGTGCGGTGCTGAATACCCACCTGGCTTCCGGTGCGGTAACCGGCAAACAGCTGGCGCATGAGTCCGTCACGGCAGACCATCTCCTCCCGCATAGTGTAACTACTGCCAAATTAACAGACGGGGCGGTTACCGGTGCGAAGCTGGCTCCCGGTTCCGTAAGCAGCCATACCATTGTCCGGGAAGCCGTGAGCGGGGAGCATATCGCTTTCTGTGCGGTCGAGGAAAAACATCTGGCGGATGCCAGCGTCAGCGGCCGGGTGCTGCAAGGTGCGGTAGTAGATACCGAACATCTGGCTCCGGGTGCCGTTGAGCGCAAACATCTCGCCGAGAACAGTGTCAGCAGCACAGCTCTGCAGGCCGGAGCGGTGACCGGCGACAAGCTGGCTTCAGGGGCAGTGAAGGAAGTTCACCTGGCTGCAGGGGCGGTGCAGCCGCATCACCTGGCAGATCATGCTGTGACTTCATTGAAAATATCGCCGGAAAGCATCTCGACCGATAAGCTCAGCGATTTGTCCGTTACGTCCATCAAGCTGGCTGATGGCAGTGTGAGTTCTCCCAAGCTGGCGCCTGCTGCGGTGACCGCCGAGCACTTAGCGCCGGGAGCAGTCGTTCCTGCCTCTATCAGCGATACAGCAGTGCAGGGAAGACATCTGGCGCCGGGAAGCGTCGGCGGGGCACATATCCGCCCGATGTCAATCGGTAACGGGCATATCCTCCCTAGTTCAGTCTCTTCTATACAAGTGCAGGACGGCAGTATTGTCAGCTCCAAGCTGGCAGATGAAGCTGTAACCTCCCGCCACCTGTCCCCTGGCAACATTGACGGCAGTCATCTGGCGGAAGCCGCAGTGGAGGGCCGGCATATCGGCGAAGGCGAGATTACGCTGGCCCATCTGGCCGAAGAAGTTCTCAGCGCGGACATTCTGCCGGACGGCAGCATCGGTGCAGTTAAGCTGGCAGACAGCTCCGTTGGCTCTTCCCAGCTGGCTCCCGGCAGTGTATATGGAGGCCACATTACACCGGAAGCGGTGGATAGCCGCCATATCCGGAGCGGCAGCATTACCTTGAAGCATCTGTCCAAGGAGACTCTGACCTCCGAGCTGCTGCCTGACGGCAGTGTCGGCGGCGCCAAGCTGGCAGACGCTTCTATAGGCTCCCGCCACCTGTCCTCCGGCAGCATTGACGGCAGCCATCTGGCGGAAGCTGCAGTGGAGAGCCGGCACATCGGCGAAGGCGAGATTACGCTGGCCCATCTGGCCGAAGATGTTCTCAGTGCGGACATTCTGCCGGACGGCAGCATTGATGCAGCTAAGCTGGCAGACGGCTCCGTTGGCTCCTCCCAGCTGGCTCCCGGCAGTGTATATGGAGGCCACATTACACCGGAAGCGGTGGATAGCCGCCATATCCGGAGCGGCAGCATTACGCTGAAGCATCTTTCCGAGGAGACACTGACTTCCGAGCTGCTGCCGGACGGCAGTGTCGGCGGCGCCAAGCTGGCAGATGAAGCCATAACCTCCCGCCACCTGTCTCCCGGCAGCATTGACGGCAGACATCTGGCGGAAGCCGCAGTGGAGAGCCGGCATATCGGCGAAGGCGAGATTACGCTAGCCCATCTGGCCGAAGAAGTCCGCAGCACGGACATTCTGCCGGACGGCAGCATCCGTGCAGATAAGCTGTCAGACGGCTCTGTCGGTTCTTCCCAGCTGGCTCCCGGCAGTGTTTATGCAGGCCATATTACACCGGAAGCGGTGGATGGCCGCCATATCCGGAGCGGCAGCATTACCTTGAGGCATCTGTCCGAGGAGGCACTGACTTCTGAGCTGCTGCCTGACGGCAGTGTCGGCGGCGCCAAACTGGCTGATGCTGCTATAGCCTCCCGCCATTTGTCGGCTGGAAGTATTGACGGCAGCCATCTGGCGGAAGCTGCAGTGGAGAGCCGGCACATCGGTGAAGGCGAGATTACGCTGGCCCATCTGGCGGAAGAAGTCCGCAGCGCAGAGATTCTGCCGGACGGCAGCATCGGTGCAGATAAGCTGTCAGACGGCTCTGTCGGCTCACGGAAGCTGGCAGCCGGGAGCGTATATGGAGGCCACTTGGCTCCGGAGGCCGTGGACAGCCGCCATATCCGGGGCGGCAGTATTACTTTGAGGCATCTGTCCGAGGAGGCACTGACTTCTGAGCTGCTGCCTGACGGCAGTGTCGGCGGCGCCAAACTGGCTGATGCTGCTATAGCCTCCCGCCATTTGTCGGCTGGAAGTATTGACGGCAGCCATCTGGCGGAAGCCGCAGTGGAGAGCCGGCATATCGGTGAAGGCGAGATTACGCTGGCCCATCTGGCGGAAGAAGTCCGCAGCTCGGACATTTTGCCGGACGGCAGCATCGGTGCAGATAAGCTGGCAGACGGCTCTGTCGGCTCCTCCCAGCTGGCAGCCGGGAGCGTATATGGAGGCCACTTGGCTCCGGAGGCCGTGGATAGCCGCCATATCCGGGGCGGCAGTATTACCTTGAGGCATCTGTCCGAGGAGGCACTGACTTCTGAGCTGCTGCCTGACGGCAGTGTCGGCGGCGCCAAACTGGCTGATGCTGCTATAGCCTCCCGCCATTTGTCGGCTGGAAGTATTGACGGCAGCCATCTGGCGGAAGCTGCAGTGGAGAGCCGGCATATCGGTGAAGGCGAGATTACGCTGGCCCATCTGGCGGAAGAAGTCCGCAGCTCGGACATTCTGCCGGACGGCAGCATCGGTGCAGATAAGCTGGCAGACGGCTCTGTCGGCTCCTCCCAGCTGGCAGCCGGGAGCGTATACGGAGACCACTTGGCTCCGGAGGCCGTGGATAGCCGCCATATCCGGAACAGCAGTATTACCTTGAGGCATCTTTCCGAGGAGGCACTGACCTCCGAGCTGCTGCCTGACGGCAGTGTCGGCGGCGCCAAACTGGCTGATGCTGCTATAGCCTCCCGCCATTTGTCGGCTGGAAGTATTGACGGCAGCCATCTGGCGGAAGCCGCAGTGGAGAGCCGGCATATCGGTGAAGGCGAGATTACGCTGGCCCATCTGGCGGAAGAAGTCCGCAGCTCGGACATTCTGCCGGACGGCAGCATCGGTGCAGATAAGCTGGCAGACGGCTCTGTCGGCTCACGGAAGCTGGCAGCCGGGAGCGTATATGGAGGTCACTTGGCTCCGGAAGCCGTGGATAGCCGCCATATCCGGAACAGCAGCATTACCTTGAAGCATCTGTCCAAGGAGGTGCTGACTTCTGAGCTGCTGCCTGATGGCAGCATAACCTCGAAGAAGCTGGCAGAAGGCTCTATCGGCTCCTTCCAGCTGGCCCCCGGCAGTATATATGGAGGCCACTTAGCATCAGAGGCGGTGGATAGCCGCCATATCCGGAGCGGCAGCATTACCTTGAAGCATTTGTCCGAGGAAACGCTGACCTCGGAGCTGCTGCCTGATGGCAGTATCGGCTCTGCGAAACTGGCAGAGGGCGCTGTCGGTTCTTTCCAGCTGGCTCCGGGCAGTGTATATGGAGGCCACCTGGCAGCCGATGCGGTGGGAAGCAGGCACATCCAGAGTGGCAGCATAACGGCAGATCATCTCGCTGAAGGGGCAGTGAAATCTGAGATGCTGTCCGACGGCAGCATCGGTTCTGAGAAGCTTGCGGCCGGAGCAGTGCATTCACACCATCTGCAGCAGGAAAGTGTCTGCAGTGAGCATCTGGCCGACGGGATTCTGGAAGAGCGGCATTTGCTTCCGGAAATCATTAAACTGACGCATCTGGCAGAAGAAGTCCGCAGTGCAGAGCTGCTCCCTGACGGCAGTATTACCGGTGCCAAACTGGCTTCCGGCAGTATTGGGGAGGAGCATTTGGCTGAGGATGCCGTTGGCACCTCCGCGCTTCAGGACGAAGCGGTGGACGCTTCTAAACTGGCTTCCTTTGCAATTCAATCCCGGCACCTGGAAGAAGAGAGTGTGCAGAGCTATCATATCGCATCCGGCGCAGTTAACGGAGACCATCTGGCCCGCGGCGCAGTTAGTGCGGAGCATCTATCCTTCAGTCCGGTACAGAGTGCCGGAAACCGGGAGGTGCTGCAGCAGTTTGGAATGACAGCATTCATGTTCAACGGCAATGCAGAAAGCGTGGAAGTTACTGTGCCCTTCGATGAAGCCTTTGGCCATACCGGTTATGTGCTCGTGGCGATGACGAATCAGCCGTTCTTCCATGTTTCACTGAAGAGCAGAGCCAGCGGGGAAGCAGTTGTAGTTGTAGACCGTTTGCGCGAAACTCCGCATTTCTACGGCGTGTTGTCGTGGATTGCTCTTGGCGCCCCGCTGGCTAGACCGGCGGCAGATCATCAGGCCTTCGATTAA
- a CDS encoding aminotransferase-like domain-containing protein, translating to MNFTLPYDQYLDMYRYKYLALYHALRAAILDGTLPGGARLPSTRKLAELYLLSRGSASQVYDMLLADGYIKTERGRGTFVSGDGFFTGTGGSSGAGGSKPETGEPRAAGNGSGNLLNVSPEHEEEAAGGGNSGSGAGVNRTSRPASSAAAPIMLTAWGERLMERKLSVYERAGADFISFRSSGMQMEHFPYAEWRSALNYAGGKQGGLLESYCPPQGDEGLRRAIAAHLRMTRGIRTDAGQIVLFSGSMQGIVILTQLLLEQGSSAVVEDPGFHGIRRAVEIGGGRLLPGRVDEAGLVPEDWEARLLFVTPSRQFPTGAVLPLDRRRSLLEWARRHQAVIIEDDYDSEFRWGGRPIEPLKALDREERVVYVGSFTSSMFFGLRLGYAVLPSSLAEPVTAAKALYEPLPAGQLEQRALARFMGTGGYSRHLRRMTRIYGERARIFRALLAARLGTIFQALPGDAGLHIYARWLRTDAEFAAFRAAARRHGTDFRDAALYRIRPGSAAACFSFAHLDAAALEEGINRLLLAWNDVQNGT from the coding sequence ATGAATTTTACGCTGCCGTATGACCAGTATCTGGACATGTACCGCTACAAATATCTGGCGTTATATCATGCGCTCCGTGCAGCGATTCTTGACGGGACCCTCCCGGGAGGGGCCCGGCTGCCTTCCACAAGGAAGCTGGCCGAGCTGTATCTGCTATCACGCGGGTCGGCCTCGCAGGTATACGATATGCTGCTGGCAGACGGATATATCAAGACGGAGCGGGGGCGCGGCACGTTTGTTTCGGGTGACGGCTTCTTTACCGGAACGGGAGGAAGCAGCGGAGCTGGAGGCAGTAAGCCGGAAACCGGTGAACCGCGTGCAGCGGGCAATGGTTCCGGTAATCTTCTTAATGTATCACCAGAACATGAGGAAGAAGCTGCTGGCGGGGGAAACAGCGGGAGTGGAGCCGGTGTAAACAGGACATCCCGCCCGGCATCTTCGGCCGCAGCGCCAATTATGCTCACGGCCTGGGGGGAACGTCTGATGGAGCGGAAGCTCTCTGTCTATGAACGGGCCGGAGCAGACTTCATCAGCTTCCGCAGCAGCGGAATGCAGATGGAGCACTTTCCGTATGCCGAATGGCGGAGCGCACTCAACTATGCGGGAGGCAAACAAGGCGGACTGCTGGAGAGCTATTGTCCTCCCCAGGGTGATGAAGGCCTGCGGCGGGCGATTGCCGCCCATTTGCGGATGACCCGGGGAATCCGCACCGATGCGGGGCAGATCGTGCTGTTCAGCGGCTCGATGCAGGGCATTGTTATTCTGACTCAGCTTCTGCTGGAGCAGGGGAGCAGTGCTGTAGTCGAAGATCCCGGATTTCACGGCATCCGGAGGGCGGTGGAGATTGGCGGCGGCAGGCTGCTGCCGGGCCGGGTGGACGAGGCCGGACTTGTCCCGGAGGACTGGGAGGCACGGCTGCTGTTCGTCACACCGAGCCGCCAGTTCCCCACCGGCGCGGTGCTGCCGCTGGACCGGCGCCGCAGCCTGCTGGAATGGGCACGGCGGCACCAGGCGGTCATCATCGAGGATGATTATGACAGCGAGTTCCGCTGGGGCGGCCGGCCCATTGAACCGCTCAAAGCGCTTGACCGGGAGGAGCGGGTTGTCTATGTCGGCTCCTTCACGAGCAGCATGTTCTTCGGGCTGCGGCTCGGCTACGCCGTGCTGCCGTCTTCGCTGGCAGAGCCGGTCACTGCGGCCAAAGCGTTGTATGAGCCGCTCCCGGCGGGCCAGCTGGAACAGCGGGCCTTGGCGCGGTTCATGGGCACCGGCGGGTACAGCCGTCACCTGCGGCGCATGACGCGCATCTATGGCGAGCGCGCACGGATCTTTCGCGCCTTGCTGGCCGCGCGGCTCGGGACGATCTTCCAGGCGCTGCCGGGCGATGCAGGCCTGCATATCTATGCGCGCTGGCTGCGCACAGATGCGGAGTTCGCCGCCTTCCGGGCGGCGGCACGGCGGCACGGCACGGACTTCCGTGACGCAGCGCTGTACCGGATCAGGCCGGGGAGCGCAGCGGCCTGCTTTTCTTTTGCCCACCTCGATGCTGCAGCGCTGGAAGAGGGCATAAACCGCCTGCTGTTAGCCTGGAACGATGTGCAAAATGGAACGTGA
- a CDS encoding YheC/YheD family endospore coat-associated protein, translating to MGQKLVGILLNAAMHRGVPRLKTGQESLESYEEAAAAYGMIPCFLQLSDINPESGFSIAYVKGSQGYVKTVIPTPGVIHNRAIYSQGSTGIDRLLGQGLLIFNTCNRYGKDQIHGLLEQNEALQCFLPDSRTGMSGLKEMMNRYSDLILKPCRGSVGKGVMRLSRISARRWTWSFLPSGSRRWLSSTVDPQALPRALRLRFASVPYLVQERIPLAEVNGRPFDLRVTVQRGWGGEWQVTGMFAKLAAPGGFVSNIARGGEALSTSAVLNEVFTGSAAARIRMSVISLSLSIAHQLEKNLPGLADIGLDIGITRDQRLYFIECNGRDQRYGFQKAGLSGTWKDSYRRPMGYARFLIEDPARYIRY from the coding sequence ATGGGGCAAAAGCTCGTGGGAATACTGCTAAATGCCGCTATGCACCGGGGCGTTCCCCGGTTAAAAACGGGACAGGAGTCGCTGGAAAGCTATGAGGAGGCTGCCGCCGCCTACGGAATGATCCCCTGCTTTCTGCAGCTCTCCGACATCAATCCGGAATCAGGATTCAGCATTGCTTACGTGAAGGGAAGTCAGGGATACGTCAAAACCGTCATCCCGACACCGGGCGTGATTCATAACAGGGCGATCTACAGCCAGGGCAGCACCGGGATTGACCGGCTGCTGGGGCAGGGCCTCCTGATATTTAATACATGTAACCGCTACGGAAAAGATCAGATTCACGGGCTGCTGGAGCAGAATGAAGCACTGCAGTGCTTTTTGCCTGACTCAAGGACCGGAATGTCCGGGCTGAAGGAAATGATGAACCGCTATTCAGACCTCATTCTCAAACCGTGCCGCGGCAGTGTCGGCAAGGGCGTCATGCGCCTGTCCCGGATCAGTGCACGACGCTGGACCTGGAGTTTTCTCCCTTCCGGCTCGCGCCGCTGGCTGAGCAGCACGGTGGACCCGCAGGCCTTGCCCAGGGCCCTGCGGTTACGCTTCGCATCCGTACCCTATCTGGTACAGGAACGCATTCCGCTGGCTGAGGTCAACGGCAGGCCCTTTGATCTGCGGGTCACCGTGCAACGCGGCTGGGGAGGAGAGTGGCAGGTAACCGGCATGTTCGCCAAACTTGCGGCACCCGGCGGCTTTGTCTCGAACATTGCCAGAGGCGGCGAAGCGTTAAGCACCTCAGCTGTTCTGAATGAGGTATTCACCGGTAGTGCAGCTGCACGCATCCGCATGTCCGTCATATCCCTTAGTCTCTCCATCGCTCACCAGCTGGAGAAAAACCTGCCCGGCCTTGCCGATATCGGACTGGATATCGGAATCACCAGGGACCAGCGTCTGTATTTCATCGAATGCAACGGGCGCGACCAGCGCTATGGATTCCAGAAAGCCGGACTTAGCGGAACCTGGAAAGACAGCTACCGCAGGCCGATGGGCTATGCCCGTTTCCTGATTGAAGATCCCGCAAGGTATATCCGTTATTGA
- a CDS encoding AraC family transcriptional regulator gives MLHASPSSFVILPALAKIVCEPGWRWQKREKPLQNYDLFYVWSGEGTVVRSGVPFQVGKGSCFLFRPGDSTYATHNPQKPLVITYIHFDVAEEVTEIPQPYRELSETVEFEHLLARYVRLFLVKTFAAEEEGQLILKQLMIHLLREDRMMPVERHVSNHLTEIIHEVANYVSQHPGAAHRVEDLAARAGLSPRYFSIKFKEITGSSVQSYVIRARIERAQHLLLYAGMNVTEVADALGYRDIFFFSRQFKQHTGKSPSEIR, from the coding sequence ATGCTGCATGCATCGCCGTCCTCTTTTGTAATTCTGCCGGCCCTGGCAAAGATTGTCTGCGAACCGGGCTGGAGATGGCAGAAAAGAGAGAAGCCGCTGCAAAATTATGATTTATTTTATGTCTGGAGCGGGGAAGGTACGGTTGTACGCAGCGGTGTGCCTTTTCAGGTGGGCAAGGGAAGCTGCTTCCTGTTCCGGCCGGGTGATTCTACTTATGCGACACATAATCCGCAAAAGCCGCTGGTGATTACATACATTCACTTTGATGTTGCCGAAGAGGTGACCGAGATCCCCCAGCCATACCGTGAGCTGTCAGAGACGGTGGAATTCGAGCATCTGCTTGCCCGTTATGTGCGCTTATTTCTGGTCAAAACCTTCGCCGCCGAGGAGGAGGGGCAGCTGATTCTGAAGCAGCTGATGATCCATCTGCTGCGTGAGGATCGGATGATGCCGGTGGAGCGCCATGTAAGCAACCATCTCACTGAAATTATCCATGAGGTAGCCAATTATGTCAGCCAGCATCCGGGTGCTGCACACCGGGTGGAGGACCTGGCAGCCCGGGCGGGATTGTCTCCGCGTTACTTCTCGATTAAATTTAAGGAGATTACCGGCTCCTCGGTCCAGTCGTATGTGATCCGTGCCCGGATTGAACGGGCCCAGCATCTGCTGCTGTACGCCGGAATGAATGTCACCGAGGTGGCAGATGCGCTGGGCTACCGTGATATTTTCTTTTTCAGCCGCCAATTCAAGCAGCACACGGGGAAAAGCCCGTCCGAAATCCGCTGA
- the gpmA gene encoding 2,3-diphosphoglycerate-dependent phosphoglycerate mutase — MYEVVLIRHGESEYNRQNLFTGWSDPDLTEKGVQEAKAAGKLLKEAGYSFDLAFASVLKRSIKTLNYVLEEMDLLWIPVQKSWKLNERHYGALQGLSKSETAVKYGEEQLHIWRRSLSVRPPLLEPDDPRYARNDIRYKEVRPGDIPRGESLEDTVARVGDFWGKRIVPLIRKKERVLISAHGNTLRALIKFMEDLDEPTLLELNVPTGVPLVYKLDDDVKPISRFYLGVPEEVQEKAREVANPSKVTE, encoded by the coding sequence ATGTACGAAGTTGTGTTGATCCGGCATGGAGAGAGTGAATACAACCGTCAGAATCTGTTTACAGGCTGGAGTGATCCCGATCTGACGGAAAAAGGGGTTCAGGAAGCCAAAGCCGCCGGCAAGCTGCTAAAGGAGGCGGGCTACTCCTTCGATCTGGCCTTTGCATCGGTGCTGAAGCGTTCGATCAAGACGCTGAACTATGTGCTGGAGGAGATGGACCTCCTATGGATTCCTGTACAGAAATCCTGGAAGCTGAACGAGCGCCATTACGGGGCGCTGCAGGGTCTCAGCAAAAGCGAAACCGCCGTTAAATACGGGGAGGAGCAGCTGCACATCTGGCGGCGCAGCCTGTCGGTCCGACCACCACTGCTGGAGCCGGATGACCCGCGCTATGCCAGAAACGATATCCGCTACAAGGAGGTCCGTCCCGGTGATATTCCGCGCGGGGAGAGCCTGGAGGATACGGTCGCCCGTGTCGGCGATTTCTGGGGTAAACGGATTGTGCCGCTGATCCGCAAGAAGGAGCGGGTGCTGATCTCGGCGCACGGAAATACGCTGCGGGCGCTGATCAAGTTCATGGAGGATTTGGATGAGCCAACGCTGCTGGAGCTGAACGTTCCCACCGGCGTACCGCTTGTTTATAAGCTGGATGATGATGTGAAGCCGATCAGCCGCTTTTATCTCGGGGTCCCTGAAGAGGTGCAGGAGAAAGCCCGTGAGGTGGCGAACCCGAGCAAGGTGACGGAATAA